A window of Bos taurus isolate L1 Dominette 01449 registration number 42190680 breed Hereford chromosome 19, ARS-UCD2.0, whole genome shotgun sequence contains these coding sequences:
- the KCNH6 gene encoding voltage-gated inwardly rectifying potassium channel KCNH6 isoform X3 has translation MPVRRGHVAPQNTYLDTIIRKFEGQSRKFLIANAQMENCAIIYCNDGFCELFGYSRVEVMQRPCTCDFLTGPNTPRSAMSRLAQALLGAEECKVDILYYRKDASCFRCLVDVVPVKNEDGAVIMFILNFEDLAQLLAKRGSRSLSQRLLRQSFLGSDGSHGRSGAQGPGAGRVKYRTISQIPQFTLNFVEFNLEKHRSGSTTEIEIIAPHKVVERTQNVTEKVTQVLSLGADVLPEYKLQAPRIHRGTLLHYSPFKAVWDWLILLLVIYTAVFTPYSAAFLLSDQDESQRGDCGYTCSPLTVVDLIVDIMFVVDIVINFRTTYVNTNDEVVSHPRRIAVHYFKGWFLIDMVAAIPFDLLIFRTGSDETTTLIGLLKTARLLRLVRVARKLDRYSEYGAAVLFLLMCTFALIAHWLACIWYAIGNVERPYLEPKIGWLDSLGAQLGKRYNGSDPASGPSVQDKYVTALYFTFSSLTSVGFGNVSPNTNSEKVFSICVMLIGSLMYASIFGNVSAIIQRLYSGTARYHTQMLRVKEFIRFHQIPNPLRQRLEEYFQHAWSYTNGIDMNAVLKGFPECLQADICLHLHRALLQHCPAFHGASKGCLRALAVKFKTTHAPPGDTLVHLGDVLSTLYFISRGSIEILRDDVVVAILGKNDIFGEPVSLHARPGKSSADVRALTYCDLHKIQRADLLEVLDMYPAFADSFWSKLEVTFNLRDAVVSSHHPNRLQAVKTTNRASSSVTTSQVQPLP, from the exons ATGCCGGTCCGCAGGGGCCACGTCGCACCCCAAAACACTTACCTGGACACCATCATCCGCAAGTTCGAGGGCCAGA gTCGTAAGTTCCTGATCGCCAACGCTCAGATGGAGAACTGTGCCATCATTTACTGCAACGATGGCTTCTGCGAACTCTTCGGCTACTCCCGAGTGGAAGTGATGCAGAGACCGTGCACCTGCGACTTCCTCACAGGCCCCAACACCCCTCGCAGTGCCATGTCCCGCCTGGCGCAGGCCCTGCTGGGGGCCGAGGAGTGCAAGGTGGACATCCTCTACTACCGCAAGGATG CCTCCTGCTTCCGCTGCCTGGTGGATGTGGTGCCCGTGAAGAACGAGGACGGGGCGGTCATCATGTTCATCCTCAACTTCGAGGACCTGGCGCAGCTCCTGGCCAAGCGGGGGAGCCGCAGCCTGTCCCAGCGCCTGCTGCGACAGAGCTTCCTGGGCTCGG ATGGCTCTCACGGCAGGTCGGGGGCACAGGGGCCTGGCGCAGGCAGGGTCAAGTACAGGACCATCAGCCAGATCCCGCAGTTCACACTCAACTTTGTGGAGTTCAACCTGGAGAAGCACCGCTCGGGCTCCACCACAGAGATTGAGATCATCGCACCCCACAAGGTGGTGGAGCGGACCCAGAACGTCACCGAGAAGGTCACCCAG GTCCTGTCCCTGGGAGCGGACGTGCTGCCAGAGTACAAGCTGCAGGCCCCTCGCATCCACCGGGGGACCCTCCTGCACTACAGCCCATTCAAGGCCGTGTGGGACTGGCTCATCCTGCTGCTGGTCATCTACACGGCCGTCTTCACGCCCTACTCAGCCGCCTTCCTGCTCAGCGACCAGGATGAGTCTCAGCGCGGGGACTGCGGCTACACCTGCAGCCCGCTCACCGTGGTGGACCTCATCGTGGACATCATGTTCGTGGTGGACATCGTCATCAACTTCCGCACCACCTACGTCAACACCAATGACGAGGTGGTCAGCCACCCCCGGCGCATCGCCGTCCACTACTTCAAGGGCTGGTTCCTCATCGACATGGTGGCCGCCATCCCCTTCGACCTGCTCATCTTCCGCACCGGCTCTGATGAG ACCACAACCCTGATTGGACTGCTGAAGACAGCGCGGCTGCTGCGGCTGGTGCGTGTGGCTCGGAAGCTAGACCGCTACTCTGAGTATGGGGCGGCCGTGCTCTTCCTGCTCATGTGCACCTTTGCGCTCATCGCGCACTGGCTGGCCTGCATCTGGTATGCCATCGGCAACGTGGAGCGGCCCTACCTGGAGCCCAAGATCGGCTGGTTGGACAGCCTGGGCGCGCAGCTTGGCAAGCGCTACAACGGCAGCGACCCAGCCTCCGGCCCCTCAGTGCAGGACAAGTACGTCACCGCCCTGTACTTCACCTTCAGCAGCCTCACCAGCGTGGGCTTTGGCAACGTGTCCCCCAACACCAACTCCGAAAAGGTCTTCTCCATCTGCGTGATGCTCATTGGCT ccctcaTGTACGCCAGCATCTTCGGCAACGTGTCGGCCATCATCCAGCGCCTGTACTCGGGCACGGCTCGCTACCACACGCAGATGCTGCGGGTCAAGGAGTTCATCCGCTTCCACCAGATTCCCAACCCGCTGCGGCAGCGCCTGGAGGAGTACTTCCAGCACGCCTGGTCCTACACCAACGGCATCGACATGAACGCG GTGCTGAAGGGCTTCCCCGAGTGCCTGCAGGCCGACATCTGCCTGCACCTGCACCGCGCGCTGCTGCAGCACTGCCCCGCCTTCCACGGCGCCAGCAAGGGCTGCCTGCGCGCGCTCGCCGTCAAGTTCAAGACGACGCATGCGCCGCCCGGGGACACGCTGGTGCACCTCGGCGACGTGCTCTCCACGCTCTATTTCATCTCCCGCGGCTCCATCGAGATCCTGCGCGACGACGTGGTGGTGGCCATCCTCG GAAAGAATGACATCTTTGGAGAGCCCGTCAGCCTCCATGCCCGGCCGGGCAAGTCCAGCGCAGATGTACGGGCCCTGACCTACTGTGACCTGCACAAGATCCAGCGGGCAGACCTGCTGGAGGTGCTGGACATGTACCCTGCCTTCGCAGACAGCTTCTGGAGTAAGCTGGAAGTCACCTTCAACCTGCGGGAC GCGGTGGTCTCCAGTCATCACCCCAACAGGCTCCAGGCAGTCAAGACCACCAACAGGGCTTCTTCCTCAGTGACAACCAGTCAG GTGCAGCCCCTTCCCTGA
- the KCNH6 gene encoding voltage-gated inwardly rectifying potassium channel KCNH6 isoform X4, whose product MPVRRGHVAPQNTYLDTIIRKFEGQSRKFLIANAQMENCAIIYCNDGFCELFGYSRVEVMQRPCTCDFLTGPNTPRSAMSRLAQALLGAEECKVDILYYRKDASCFRCLVDVVPVKNEDGAVIMFILNFEDLAQLLAKRGSRSLSQRLLRQSFLGSDGSHGRSGAQGPGAGRVKYRTISQIPQFTLNFVEFNLEKHRSGSTTEIEIIAPHKVVERTQNVTEKVTQVLSLGADVLPEYKLQAPRIHRGTLLHYSPFKAVWDWLILLLVIYTAVFTPYSAAFLLSDQDESQRGDCGYTCSPLTVVDLIVDIMFVVDIVINFRTTYVNTNDEVVSHPRRIAVHYFKGWFLIDMVAAIPFDLLIFRTGSDETTTLIGLLKTARLLRLVRVARKLDRYSEYGAAVLFLLMCTFALIAHWLACIWYAIGNVERPYLEPKIGWLDSLGAQLGKRYNGSDPASGPSVQDKYVTALYFTFSSLTSVGFGNVSPNTNSEKVFSICVMLIGSLMYASIFGNVSAIIQRLYSGTARYHTQMLRVKEFIRFHQIPNPLRQRLEEYFQHAWSYTNGIDMNAVLKGFPECLQADICLHLHRALLQHCPAFHGASKGCLRALAVKFKTTHAPPGDTLVHLGDVLSTLYFISRGSIEILRDDVVVAILGRPSGLS is encoded by the exons ATGCCGGTCCGCAGGGGCCACGTCGCACCCCAAAACACTTACCTGGACACCATCATCCGCAAGTTCGAGGGCCAGA gTCGTAAGTTCCTGATCGCCAACGCTCAGATGGAGAACTGTGCCATCATTTACTGCAACGATGGCTTCTGCGAACTCTTCGGCTACTCCCGAGTGGAAGTGATGCAGAGACCGTGCACCTGCGACTTCCTCACAGGCCCCAACACCCCTCGCAGTGCCATGTCCCGCCTGGCGCAGGCCCTGCTGGGGGCCGAGGAGTGCAAGGTGGACATCCTCTACTACCGCAAGGATG CCTCCTGCTTCCGCTGCCTGGTGGATGTGGTGCCCGTGAAGAACGAGGACGGGGCGGTCATCATGTTCATCCTCAACTTCGAGGACCTGGCGCAGCTCCTGGCCAAGCGGGGGAGCCGCAGCCTGTCCCAGCGCCTGCTGCGACAGAGCTTCCTGGGCTCGG ATGGCTCTCACGGCAGGTCGGGGGCACAGGGGCCTGGCGCAGGCAGGGTCAAGTACAGGACCATCAGCCAGATCCCGCAGTTCACACTCAACTTTGTGGAGTTCAACCTGGAGAAGCACCGCTCGGGCTCCACCACAGAGATTGAGATCATCGCACCCCACAAGGTGGTGGAGCGGACCCAGAACGTCACCGAGAAGGTCACCCAG GTCCTGTCCCTGGGAGCGGACGTGCTGCCAGAGTACAAGCTGCAGGCCCCTCGCATCCACCGGGGGACCCTCCTGCACTACAGCCCATTCAAGGCCGTGTGGGACTGGCTCATCCTGCTGCTGGTCATCTACACGGCCGTCTTCACGCCCTACTCAGCCGCCTTCCTGCTCAGCGACCAGGATGAGTCTCAGCGCGGGGACTGCGGCTACACCTGCAGCCCGCTCACCGTGGTGGACCTCATCGTGGACATCATGTTCGTGGTGGACATCGTCATCAACTTCCGCACCACCTACGTCAACACCAATGACGAGGTGGTCAGCCACCCCCGGCGCATCGCCGTCCACTACTTCAAGGGCTGGTTCCTCATCGACATGGTGGCCGCCATCCCCTTCGACCTGCTCATCTTCCGCACCGGCTCTGATGAG ACCACAACCCTGATTGGACTGCTGAAGACAGCGCGGCTGCTGCGGCTGGTGCGTGTGGCTCGGAAGCTAGACCGCTACTCTGAGTATGGGGCGGCCGTGCTCTTCCTGCTCATGTGCACCTTTGCGCTCATCGCGCACTGGCTGGCCTGCATCTGGTATGCCATCGGCAACGTGGAGCGGCCCTACCTGGAGCCCAAGATCGGCTGGTTGGACAGCCTGGGCGCGCAGCTTGGCAAGCGCTACAACGGCAGCGACCCAGCCTCCGGCCCCTCAGTGCAGGACAAGTACGTCACCGCCCTGTACTTCACCTTCAGCAGCCTCACCAGCGTGGGCTTTGGCAACGTGTCCCCCAACACCAACTCCGAAAAGGTCTTCTCCATCTGCGTGATGCTCATTGGCT ccctcaTGTACGCCAGCATCTTCGGCAACGTGTCGGCCATCATCCAGCGCCTGTACTCGGGCACGGCTCGCTACCACACGCAGATGCTGCGGGTCAAGGAGTTCATCCGCTTCCACCAGATTCCCAACCCGCTGCGGCAGCGCCTGGAGGAGTACTTCCAGCACGCCTGGTCCTACACCAACGGCATCGACATGAACGCG GTGCTGAAGGGCTTCCCCGAGTGCCTGCAGGCCGACATCTGCCTGCACCTGCACCGCGCGCTGCTGCAGCACTGCCCCGCCTTCCACGGCGCCAGCAAGGGCTGCCTGCGCGCGCTCGCCGTCAAGTTCAAGACGACGCATGCGCCGCCCGGGGACACGCTGGTGCACCTCGGCGACGTGCTCTCCACGCTCTATTTCATCTCCCGCGGCTCCATCGAGATCCTGCGCGACGACGTGGTGGTGGCCATCCTCG GCAGACCAAGCGGCTTATCTTAA